A single region of the Branchiostoma lanceolatum isolate klBraLanc5 chromosome 1, klBraLanc5.hap2, whole genome shotgun sequence genome encodes:
- the LOC136427966 gene encoding uncharacterized protein gives MGEEDLCVAGGTKYNQPGGGTNYQCLPTDPQWGTYQDGAQGYKAFMWGAEYQLNTNYPFGSASLNDDNVPCAVCYVPTRGSKLMIPARNTCPTDWTQEYHGYLMAEYFHPSAKEFVCVDEQPEAVPGGHADQNGALFYPVEARCGSLPCPNYVEGRELTCVVCTK, from the exons ATGGGGGAGGAAGACTTGT GTGTGGCAGGAGGTACAAAGTACAACCAGCCAGGCGGCGGGACCAACTACCAGTGTCTGCCGACCGACCCACAATGGGGAACGTACCAAGATGGGGCCCAAGGGTACAAGGCTTTCATGTGGGGAGCTGAGTACCAGCTGAACACAAACTATCCGTTCGGCTCCGCCTCCCTTAACGATGACAACGTCCCGTGTGCGGTCTGCTACGTCCCAACCCGCGGCAGTAAGTTAATGATCCCCGCCCGTAACACCTGTCCCACCGACTGGACCCAGGAGTACCATGGGTACCTCATGGCTGAGTACTTCCACCCCAGTGCTAAAGAGTTCGTCTGTGTGGATGAACAGCCTGAGGCCGTACCGGGCGGACACGCGGACCAAAACGGCGCCTTGTTCTACCCCGTGGAAGCCCGCTGTGGGTCCCTGCCGTGTCCCAACTACGTGGAAGGGAGGGAGCTCACCTGTGTCGTCTGCACTAAGTAG